One part of the Nyctibius grandis isolate bNycGra1 chromosome 33, bNycGra1.pri, whole genome shotgun sequence genome encodes these proteins:
- the C33H2orf42 gene encoding uncharacterized protein C2orf42 homolog isoform X5, whose translation MEPASVRTKVPPFLSDLGKATLRGIRKCPCCGTYNGTRGLSCKNKNCGTVFRHGTRKQPGVDAVRIVTGSDSQVYSVRQRERGPDQRCFVELGVSETAIETAEGTVITQLSSGRCHVPSCLKAAAQDVAENRCQHVRLALTCQTEATPLALKSSVLHAMPASPETKQTLWQLATEPTGPLVQRVTKNVLVVKCKASQRHGLGYLHASVAPKASARALGEHRFSCSCQAPKPGKGGSAEEEPSPSPSPRCIHFFACLCAFASDESLAQEFADILACDAGGLQGNVVPRPVGGPESPGPAGGAGAAQPRKRRKAAMAGAQATSPLLAPDPARSHPRRSSLKPPAVASSPRSPGCTPLLDESQVTFSFQDWLASVTERIHQTMHYQFEGKPEPLVFHIPQAFFDALQQRISSGSTKKRLPNSTTAFVRRDALPLGTFSKYTWHITSLLQVKQIFDTPQLPLELSRSFVQRRDGTYEPFRCPKVEVEPLAEALGYPEKQPALQPLELRTFLTVGNATDPAPFTIEWIPNILPCARIGELRLTFRYGRRPRGPPGAATAPACTDKHPQGTTQ comes from the exons ATGGAGCCGGCGTCGGTGAGGACCAAAGTCCCCCCGTTCCTGTCCGACCTGGGGAAGGCCACGCTGCGGGGCATCCGGAAATGTCCCTGCTGCGGCACTTACAACGGCACGCGAGGCCTGAGCTGCAAGAACAAGAACTGCGGCACCGTCTTCCGCCACGGCACGCGCAAGCAGCCCGGCGTCGACGCCGTCAGGATCGTCACCGGCTCCGACTCGCAGGTGTATTCGGTGCGGCAGAGGGAGCGGGGGCCGGATCAGCGGTGTTTTGTGGAGCTGGGGGTGTCGGAGACGGCCATCGAGACGGCGGAGGGGACCGTCATCACGCAGCTCAGCTCCGGCCGCTGCCACGTGCCCTCGTGCCTGAAAGCGGCCGCGCAAGACGTGGCGGAGAACCGGTGCCAGCACGTCCGGCTGGCCCTGACCTGCCAGACCGAGGCCACCCCGCTCGCCCTGAAGAGCTCGGTGCTCCACGCCATGCCGGCTTCACCCGAAACCAAACAGACCCTGTGGCAGCTGGCCACCGAGCCCACGGGACCCTTGGTGCAGCGGGTCACCAAGAACGTCCTGGTGGTGAAGTGCAAGGCCAGCCAGAGGCACGGCCTGGGCTACCTGCACGCCTCCGTCGCCCCGAAGGCGAGCGCGAGGGCGCTGGGGGAGCACAGGttctcctgctcctgccaggcGCCGAAGCCCGGCAAGGGCGGCTCGGCCGAGGAGGAGCCGTCACCATCGCCGTCACCGCGCTGCATCCACTTCTTCGCCTGCCTCTGCGCCTTCGCCAGCGACGAGAGCCTGGCGCAGGAGTTTGCCGACATCCTCGCCTGCGACGCCGGCG GTCTACAAGGCAACGTGGTTCCACGGCCAGTCGGCGGCCCCGAAtccccgggcccggccgggggggcaggtgctgcccagcccaggaagaggagaaaggctgCGATGGCGG GGGCACAGGCGACCAGCCCTCTCCTGGCTCCTGACCCGGCTCGCAGCCACCCCAGGAGGAGCAGCCTGAAGCCACCGGCTGTCGCCTCCTCGCCGAGAAGCCCAG GCTGTACCCCGCTGCTGGACGAGTCCCAGGTGACCTTCTCCTTCCAGGACTGGCTGGCCAGCGTCACCGAGCGCATCCATCAGACCATGCATTACCAGTTTGAGG GCAAGCCAGAGCCGCTGGTGTTCCACATCCCTCAGGCTTTCTTCGATGCACTGCAGCAGAGGATCTCCAGCGGGAGCACAAAGAAGAGGCTGCCCAACTCCACCACAG CCTTTGTCCGCAGGGACGCCCTCCCCCTGGGCACCTTCTCCAAGTACACCTGGCACATCACCAGCCTCCTGCAGGTCAAGCAGATCTTCGACACGCCCCAG ctgcccctgGAGCTGAGCCGCAGCTTTGTCCAGCGCCGGGACGGGACCTACGAGCCCTTCAGGTGCCCCAAGGTGGAGGTGGAGCCCCTGGCCGAGGCCCTGGGCTACCCCGAGAAGCAGCCAGCCCTACAGCCCCTGGAGCTCAGGACCTTCCTCACAGTGG GAAACGCCACCGACCCCGCTCCCTTCACCATCGAGTGGATCCCAAACATCCTCCCCTGCGCCCGCATCGGCGAGCTCAGGCTCACCTTCCGCTacggccgccggccccgcggcccccccggggctgccacCGCACCCGCCTGCACGGACAAACACCCCCAGGGAACCACACAATAA
- the C33H2orf42 gene encoding uncharacterized protein C2orf42 homolog isoform X2: MEPASVRTKVPPFLSDLGKATLRGIRKCPCCGTYNGTRGLSCKNKNCGTVFRHGTRKQPGVDAVRIVTGSDSQVYSVRQRERGPDQRCFVELGVSETAIETAEGTVITQLSSGRCHVPSCLKAAAQDVAENRCQHVRLALTCQTEATPLALKSSVLHAMPASPETKQTLWQLATEPTGPLVQRVTKNVLVVKCKASQRHGLGYLHASVAPKASARALGEHRFSCSCQAPKPGKGGSAEEEPSPSPSPRCIHFFACLCAFASDESLAQEFADILACDAGGLQGNVVPRPVGGPESPGPAGGAGAAQPRKRRKAAMAGAQATSPLLAPDPARSHPRRSSLKPPAVASSPRSPGCTPLLDESQVTFSFQDWLASVTERIHQTMHYQFEGKPEPLVFHIPQAFFDALQQRISSGSTKKRLPNSTTAFVRRDALPLGTFSKYTWHITSLLQVKQIFDTPQETPPTPLPSPSSGSQTSSPAPASASSGSPSATAAGPAAPPGLPPHPPARTNTPREPHNKPPRAPSDSLLWAKGGAATRSWGGPGTTPKEAGQGKQRAPQKPPRGQFPNISPLAPSSCTARTQTCRAETETQELLGGYSQDPPKAALGLRESCQDPQGIACCLGTRQGVPQTTHTRARGSQHSPSGGLQGGHSLWNRREQAQHPPAKTHTSKNLPVAPIWHSRSPKEPPVKIPVSS; this comes from the exons ATGGAGCCGGCGTCGGTGAGGACCAAAGTCCCCCCGTTCCTGTCCGACCTGGGGAAGGCCACGCTGCGGGGCATCCGGAAATGTCCCTGCTGCGGCACTTACAACGGCACGCGAGGCCTGAGCTGCAAGAACAAGAACTGCGGCACCGTCTTCCGCCACGGCACGCGCAAGCAGCCCGGCGTCGACGCCGTCAGGATCGTCACCGGCTCCGACTCGCAGGTGTATTCGGTGCGGCAGAGGGAGCGGGGGCCGGATCAGCGGTGTTTTGTGGAGCTGGGGGTGTCGGAGACGGCCATCGAGACGGCGGAGGGGACCGTCATCACGCAGCTCAGCTCCGGCCGCTGCCACGTGCCCTCGTGCCTGAAAGCGGCCGCGCAAGACGTGGCGGAGAACCGGTGCCAGCACGTCCGGCTGGCCCTGACCTGCCAGACCGAGGCCACCCCGCTCGCCCTGAAGAGCTCGGTGCTCCACGCCATGCCGGCTTCACCCGAAACCAAACAGACCCTGTGGCAGCTGGCCACCGAGCCCACGGGACCCTTGGTGCAGCGGGTCACCAAGAACGTCCTGGTGGTGAAGTGCAAGGCCAGCCAGAGGCACGGCCTGGGCTACCTGCACGCCTCCGTCGCCCCGAAGGCGAGCGCGAGGGCGCTGGGGGAGCACAGGttctcctgctcctgccaggcGCCGAAGCCCGGCAAGGGCGGCTCGGCCGAGGAGGAGCCGTCACCATCGCCGTCACCGCGCTGCATCCACTTCTTCGCCTGCCTCTGCGCCTTCGCCAGCGACGAGAGCCTGGCGCAGGAGTTTGCCGACATCCTCGCCTGCGACGCCGGCG GTCTACAAGGCAACGTGGTTCCACGGCCAGTCGGCGGCCCCGAAtccccgggcccggccgggggggcaggtgctgcccagcccaggaagaggagaaaggctgCGATGGCGG GGGCACAGGCGACCAGCCCTCTCCTGGCTCCTGACCCGGCTCGCAGCCACCCCAGGAGGAGCAGCCTGAAGCCACCGGCTGTCGCCTCCTCGCCGAGAAGCCCAG GCTGTACCCCGCTGCTGGACGAGTCCCAGGTGACCTTCTCCTTCCAGGACTGGCTGGCCAGCGTCACCGAGCGCATCCATCAGACCATGCATTACCAGTTTGAGG GCAAGCCAGAGCCGCTGGTGTTCCACATCCCTCAGGCTTTCTTCGATGCACTGCAGCAGAGGATCTCCAGCGGGAGCACAAAGAAGAGGCTGCCCAACTCCACCACAG CCTTTGTCCGCAGGGACGCCCTCCCCCTGGGCACCTTCTCCAAGTACACCTGGCACATCACCAGCCTCCTGCAGGTCAAGCAGATCTTCGACACGCCCCAG GAAACGCCACCGACCCCGCTCCCTTCACCATCGAGTGGATCCCAAACATCCTCCCCTGCGCCCGCATCGGCGAGCTCAGGCTCACCTTCCGCTacggccgccggccccgcggcccccccggggctgccacCGCACCCGCCTGCACGGACAAACACCCCCAGGGAACCACACAATAAACCTCCCCGAGCACCCTCTGACTCCCTGCTCTGGGCAAAGGGGGGGGCTGCAAccaggagctgggggggacCAGGGACCACCCCCAAAGAAGCTGGGCAGGGGAAACAAAGGGCACCCCAGAAACCCCCAAGGGGGCAGTTCCCCAACATCTCACCTCTCGCTCCATCCTCTTGCACAGCCAGGACACAAACCTGCAGGgctgaaacagaaacacaagagCTGCTGGGGGGGTACAGCCAGGACCCCCCCAAAGCAGCACTGGGGCTCAGGGAGTCCTGTCAGGACCCCCAGGGCATCGCCTGCTGCCTAGGGACAAGGCAAGGGGTGCCACAAACTACCCACACCAGGGCACGGGGGTCCCAGCACTCACCATCAGGGGGACTCCAGGGGGGTCACTCCCTCTGGAACAGGAGAGAACAGGCACAGCATCCACCTGCAAAGACACACACCAGCAAAAACCTCCCAGTAGCTCCCATTTGGCACTCCAGGAGCCCCAAGGAGCCCCCAGTTAAGATCCCAGTTAGCTCCTAG